One window of Marinobacterium aestuarii genomic DNA carries:
- a CDS encoding SEL1-like repeat protein, whose amino-acid sequence MAYRVAPSTRTLLCAALLTLAGCSVLPLPVGTLPADPVRAEQQYREGLSYTQGVGVSQDYARGMQAFKQAARLGSADAAYMAGMGYLTGRGVAADDASAARWLEIANRGGHTPATFQLGKLYLNGKGVDQDRAWGALLLGLAAVNGHSQAMLELAVCYRAGIGVPADAGLAWYWADQAGRNDSNPLIQTVTARLYRDSSPAQRQNASSRATSAQKRPLGLAGTTYTQLQLKQQGYNPGPADGLWGPASSRALDAFRNAHSLPAGGVPDNADMLRLRALSN is encoded by the coding sequence AGTAGCACCCAGCACCCGAACCCTGCTCTGTGCAGCCCTGCTGACACTGGCGGGCTGCTCCGTCCTGCCCCTGCCTGTCGGCACCCTGCCGGCAGACCCGGTGCGGGCCGAGCAACAGTACCGCGAAGGCCTGAGCTACACCCAGGGCGTTGGCGTCAGTCAGGATTACGCCCGCGGCATGCAGGCTTTCAAGCAGGCTGCACGCCTGGGTTCGGCCGATGCCGCCTATATGGCGGGCATGGGCTACCTGACCGGCAGAGGTGTGGCAGCGGATGATGCCAGCGCCGCCCGCTGGCTCGAAATTGCCAACCGCGGCGGCCACACGCCGGCGACCTTCCAGCTGGGCAAGTTGTATCTCAATGGCAAGGGGGTCGACCAGGACAGAGCCTGGGGCGCCCTGCTACTGGGGCTGGCCGCCGTAAACGGGCATTCCCAGGCCATGCTGGAGCTGGCCGTCTGCTATCGCGCCGGCATTGGTGTGCCGGCGGATGCGGGTCTTGCCTGGTACTGGGCCGACCAGGCCGGGCGCAATGACAGCAACCCGCTGATACAAACCGTTACGGCAAGGCTCTATCGGGACAGCAGCCCGGCCCAGCGCCAAAACGCCAGCTCCCGTGCGACCTCCGCCCAAAAACGCCCCCTGGGCCTGGCCGGTACAACCTACACCCAGTTGCAGCTGAAACAGCAGGGCTATAACCCGGGCCCGGCCGATGGCCTCTGGGGACCCGCCAGCAGCCGGGCGCTGGATGCATTTCGCAATGCCCACTCCCTGCCCGCAGGCGGTGTACCCGACAATGCCGATATGCTGCGCCTGCGCGCCCTTTCCAACTGA
- a CDS encoding DMT family transporter yields MSTKSQGRALVLGLGAVLLWSTVATAFKLALAHLTPLQLLAVASMVSTLVLIVAVSIQRRWSELALAWRNNRWRYLGLGFLNPFFYYLVLFKAYDLLPAQQAQPLNYTWALTLSLLAVPLLGQRLYGRDFLAMLLGYVGVLVIATRGDILSLQFDSPLGVSLALGSTVLWALYWIYNARSDDAPVVGLLLCFLTGLPWVLVTAWFNDGVPAGWSGVGAAVYVGLFEMGITFMLWLSALKTATHASRIGNLIFLSPFLSLIFIAQVLGESIHPSVYPGLGLIIGGVILQQFRRR; encoded by the coding sequence ATGAGTACAAAGTCACAGGGACGGGCGCTGGTATTGGGGCTTGGCGCTGTCCTGTTGTGGTCCACGGTGGCCACGGCCTTTAAACTGGCGCTGGCGCACCTCACGCCTTTGCAGCTGCTGGCGGTCGCCTCGATGGTGTCGACCCTGGTGCTGATCGTCGCGGTCAGTATTCAGCGGCGCTGGAGCGAACTGGCACTTGCCTGGCGGAACAACCGCTGGCGTTATCTGGGCCTGGGGTTTCTGAATCCGTTCTTCTACTACCTGGTGTTGTTCAAGGCGTATGACCTTTTGCCTGCACAGCAGGCGCAACCGCTTAACTATACATGGGCGCTGACCCTGTCGCTGCTGGCGGTGCCACTGCTGGGGCAGCGTCTGTATGGACGTGATTTTCTAGCCATGCTGCTGGGCTATGTCGGGGTGCTGGTGATAGCCACCCGCGGGGATATTCTGTCGCTGCAGTTCGACAGTCCGCTGGGTGTGTCTCTGGCGCTGGGTAGCACCGTGCTCTGGGCGCTGTACTGGATCTATAACGCGCGCAGCGACGATGCGCCAGTGGTGGGCCTGCTGCTGTGCTTTCTGACGGGGCTGCCCTGGGTGCTGGTCACCGCCTGGTTTAACGATGGCGTGCCGGCAGGTTGGAGCGGTGTGGGAGCGGCGGTCTATGTGGGTCTGTTTGAGATGGGCATTACCTTTATGCTCTGGCTCTCGGCGCTAAAGACGGCAACCCATGCCAGTCGCATTGGTAATCTGATTTTCCTGTCGCCGTTTCTGTCACTGATATTTATTGCCCAGGTGCTGGGCGAGTCGATTCATCCATCGGTTTATCCCGGATTGGGGCTGATTATTGGTGGTGTGATCTTGCAGCAGTTCCGGCGCCGTTGA
- a CDS encoding RNA polymerase sigma factor, which translates to MDHARQKQQFQSLTRPWRDRLFSVARRQTRSLEIAEDWTQETLLRAWRDFEQLTDSMALYAWLLRILNRVITDDSRREARRHRLAPMLMITGDDFLHDHPCAAPGPFEQIMQSRSDEQVIAAIQALPENFRQVIMLRDIEGLSYQDLSLALDLPSGTVMSRLSRGRRLLAGLLIKTGAAEAPTTSATGSRECSDEKA; encoded by the coding sequence ATGGATCACGCCCGCCAAAAACAGCAGTTTCAGTCCCTGACGCGCCCCTGGCGCGATCGGCTGTTCAGCGTCGCCCGTCGCCAGACCCGCAGCCTGGAGATCGCCGAAGACTGGACCCAGGAAACCCTGCTGCGCGCCTGGCGCGACTTCGAGCAGCTCACAGATAGCATGGCGCTCTACGCCTGGCTGCTGCGCATTCTCAACCGCGTCATCACCGATGACAGCCGACGCGAGGCGCGCCGGCATCGCCTGGCCCCCATGCTGATGATCACCGGCGACGACTTTCTGCACGATCATCCCTGCGCAGCCCCTGGGCCCTTCGAACAGATTATGCAGAGTCGCAGCGATGAGCAGGTGATCGCCGCGATCCAGGCACTGCCGGAAAATTTCCGCCAGGTGATCATGCTCAGAGATATAGAAGGATTGAGCTATCAGGATCTGAGTCTGGCACTGGACCTGCCAAGCGGTACTGTAATGAGCCGATTGTCCCGAGGCCGGCGCCTGCTTGCCGGCCTGCTGATAAAGACTGGCGCCGCCGAGGCACCAACTACAAGCGCCACTGGAAGCCGGGAGTGTAGCGATGAAAAAGCCTGA
- a CDS encoding anti-sigma factor family protein, translated as MKKPDGCHDNMSAHLSELHLQLQDWLSGYVDGELDAQQTLMFEAHLAGCGECRAEIARQQTLSRRLQQLSVNRMSPGLHQRLDKMLDEAPDSAVQNAAARPWLRRLAWARHLRRPAALGGFIGAAGWAVALLLMVVQLLPPNMTSGQIPMMSDVLQEYQNLSRTELARKETPPASTELPARLAGCKLVARWQTRVGGEPAEAFALQRGNHLIIEYRITENVFYRNPDVRQAITDYGDFRIREQQLEVLALPLKGAGLLVVGPAGAMPHRREFIL; from the coding sequence ATGAAAAAGCCTGACGGTTGCCACGATAACATGAGCGCACATCTGTCCGAGCTGCATCTGCAGCTGCAGGACTGGCTGTCAGGCTACGTCGATGGTGAACTCGATGCCCAGCAAACACTCATGTTCGAGGCACACCTGGCGGGCTGTGGCGAGTGCCGCGCCGAGATAGCGCGCCAGCAGACCCTGAGCCGCCGCTTGCAACAGCTATCCGTCAACCGCATGTCACCCGGATTACACCAGCGGCTCGACAAGATGCTTGATGAAGCTCCAGACTCCGCTGTACAAAATGCTGCCGCACGCCCCTGGCTGCGCAGGCTCGCCTGGGCAAGACACCTGCGCCGACCCGCAGCGCTGGGAGGCTTTATAGGCGCCGCTGGCTGGGCGGTGGCCTTGCTGCTTATGGTGGTGCAGCTGTTGCCCCCCAACATGACATCAGGCCAGATTCCCATGATGAGTGACGTACTGCAGGAGTACCAGAACCTGTCCCGTACCGAACTGGCACGCAAGGAAACGCCCCCTGCCAGCACAGAGCTGCCGGCCCGACTCGCCGGCTGCAAACTGGTCGCCCGCTGGCAAACCCGCGTCGGTGGCGAGCCCGCCGAAGCCTTCGCCCTGCAGCGGGGTAACCATCTGATTATCGAGTACCGCATCACCGAAAACGTCTTCTACCGCAACCCGGATGTACGCCAGGCAATTACGGACTACGGCGATTTCCGCATCCGCGAGCAGCAACTGGAGGTACTGGCATTGCCGCTCAAGGGGGCCGGCCTGCTGGTCGTCGGACCCGCCGGCGCCATGCCGCACCGGCGCGAGTTTATCCTCTAG
- a CDS encoding sulfite oxidase, translating into MSTFKKNANSAAAAVSLSRRNLLVGSTGAIASVGLMGLAPLSIAAEEPKSALPDYASWKDENAVIVHSANTLETRRDAIGSGVVTPSNHLYVRNNLPAPGNEIVADPDAWELRIEGVNTPATLTLAELKKIGIESVTAVLQCSGNGRQFFTHGPGGTQWGVGAAGCVVWTGVPLRDVVAKLGGVKDGMEYITGTGGETLPAGLDPKTIMVERSIPTRALDQAILAWELNDEALPLTHGGPLRLVIPGYYGVNNVKYVKQVAFTESQTDAKIQASGYRIRDVGVKGAPDQPSMWEMPVKSWVTTPLEKAGSGRNMIHGVAFGGNNPLDKVEVSIDGGSNWLEARLLGPDMGRFAWRPFVLAIDLAPGEYRIVSRASDSEGNAQPQERTENERGYGNASWSDHGLSLTVS; encoded by the coding sequence ATGTCGACATTCAAGAAAAACGCCAACAGCGCTGCAGCGGCCGTCAGCCTGAGCCGCCGTAACCTGCTGGTCGGCAGCACCGGCGCCATCGCCTCGGTGGGCCTGATGGGCCTTGCTCCGCTGTCCATCGCCGCTGAAGAACCCAAATCCGCGCTGCCGGATTACGCCAGCTGGAAAGACGAAAACGCCGTTATTGTGCACAGCGCAAACACCCTGGAAACCCGCCGCGACGCCATTGGCAGCGGCGTGGTAACACCCAGCAATCATCTTTATGTGCGCAACAACCTGCCCGCGCCTGGCAACGAGATCGTAGCCGACCCTGATGCCTGGGAACTGCGTATCGAAGGAGTTAACACCCCGGCCACCCTGACGCTTGCCGAACTGAAAAAAATCGGCATCGAGTCCGTGACTGCAGTACTGCAGTGTTCCGGCAACGGTCGGCAGTTCTTCACCCACGGCCCGGGCGGCACCCAGTGGGGTGTAGGCGCGGCTGGCTGCGTGGTCTGGACCGGCGTACCGCTGCGTGATGTCGTGGCGAAACTCGGCGGCGTCAAGGATGGCATGGAATACATCACCGGTACCGGCGGCGAAACCCTGCCCGCAGGCCTTGATCCCAAGACCATCATGGTTGAGCGCTCCATTCCGACCCGTGCACTGGACCAGGCCATTCTGGCCTGGGAACTCAACGACGAAGCTCTGCCCCTAACCCACGGCGGCCCGCTGCGCCTGGTGATACCGGGTTACTACGGCGTCAATAACGTCAAATACGTCAAGCAGGTCGCCTTTACCGAGAGCCAGACAGACGCCAAGATTCAGGCATCGGGTTACCGTATCCGCGATGTTGGTGTAAAAGGCGCACCGGATCAGCCGTCCATGTGGGAAATGCCGGTTAAATCCTGGGTGACCACACCGCTGGAAAAAGCAGGCAGCGGCCGCAACATGATCCACGGCGTAGCCTTTGGCGGCAACAACCCGCTCGACAAGGTTGAAGTATCCATTGATGGTGGCAGCAACTGGCTCGAAGCACGCCTGCTCGGGCCGGACATGGGCCGCTTCGCATGGCGCCCCTTCGTGCTTGCCATTGACCTGGCGCCGGGTGAATACCGCATCGTCAGCCGCGCCAGTGATTCTGAGGGCAACGCCCAGCCACAGGAGCGGACCGAGAACGAGCGTGGCTACGGCAATGCCAGCTGGAGCGATCATGGCCTAAGCCTGACCGTCAGCTGA
- a CDS encoding c-type cytochrome, with protein sequence MRMIFTLAACAGLMSGPILADELFNQGKDVFQQLAQPSCSICHTLNDAGSSGEIGPKLDDLKPTAEQVANAVTGGVGIMPAFEETLSAEQIKAVAHYVSTASRQ encoded by the coding sequence ATGCGCATGATATTCACCCTCGCGGCCTGTGCAGGCCTGATGTCCGGCCCCATCCTGGCGGATGAGCTGTTCAACCAGGGCAAGGACGTCTTTCAGCAGCTGGCGCAGCCATCCTGCAGCATTTGCCACACCCTGAATGATGCCGGCTCCAGCGGCGAGATCGGCCCCAAACTGGACGACCTGAAACCCACAGCAGAGCAGGTCGCCAATGCAGTGACCGGGGGCGTGGGCATCATGCCTGCGTTTGAAGAGACGCTGTCGGCCGAACAAATCAAGGCCGTCGCGCACTACGTTTCCACCGCCAGCCGCCAGTAG
- the greB gene encoding transcription elongation factor GreB produces the protein MSRWRPAQPRSASYITAEGYQKLNEELKYLWRVKRPAITESVREAAAQGDRSENAEYIYGKKQLREIDRRVRYLSKRLDDMTVVDRIPEDQNCIFFGAWVTLADEDDQPHRYRIVGADEIDGAQGYISVDSPLARLLLKKSVGDEVSLQKPDGSEVWYEVIKVEYQAYETGL, from the coding sequence ATGAGCCGATGGCGCCCCGCCCAGCCCCGCAGCGCCTCGTACATCACCGCCGAAGGCTACCAGAAGCTCAACGAAGAGCTGAAATACCTGTGGCGCGTCAAGCGACCGGCCATTACCGAATCGGTACGCGAAGCCGCCGCCCAGGGCGACCGCTCCGAGAACGCCGAATATATCTACGGCAAGAAGCAGCTGCGCGAAATTGACCGCCGCGTGCGTTATCTGTCCAAGCGCCTGGATGACATGACCGTGGTCGACCGCATTCCTGAGGACCAGAACTGCATTTTCTTCGGTGCCTGGGTGACCCTGGCCGATGAAGACGACCAGCCCCATCGCTATCGTATCGTCGGTGCCGACGAGATTGACGGCGCCCAGGGCTACATCAGCGTTGACTCGCCGCTGGCGCGCCTGCTGCTGAAAAAATCTGTCGGTGACGAAGTATCACTGCAGAAACCGGACGGCAGTGAAGTTTGGTACGAAGTGATTAAAGTGGAATACCAGGCCTACGAAACCGGCCTCTGA
- a CDS encoding YbaY family lipoprotein, with amino-acid sequence MRRGSFVRVLGLLLFTWLLQGCGQWIKDGSASQISGEVTYRERMALPPGSRARVWLEDVSKADTAAVLLAEQSIESAMTVPIPFRLSYDPAVIEPRHRYALRAEIRAADGRLLWVTTGFHGILGSNQPRQGLTLVLQSAARGAAEQAPVEARVEAARTYVYECGELDAVVHTEPGKLTLLAQGLESVLEQVASASGVRYEGEGRLFWTRGETALLEIDGQRYEECRSNAAKAPWADAAYRGVDFRALGNEPGWLLEVDEGRDIRLVTDYGERSLYLPAPAPRFEGGIVRYSVTTKAHEVQLDIEPRVCRDSMSGAAFEARVRLQLDGQEYLGCGRYLSTAH; translated from the coding sequence TTGCGAAGGGGAAGCTTTGTGCGTGTTTTGGGGTTACTGCTGTTCACCTGGCTGCTGCAGGGCTGTGGTCAGTGGATTAAAGATGGGAGTGCGTCGCAGATCAGTGGTGAAGTGACCTATCGTGAGCGCATGGCGTTGCCGCCGGGCAGTCGGGCTCGGGTCTGGCTGGAGGATGTGAGCAAGGCCGATACGGCGGCGGTGTTGTTGGCCGAGCAAAGCATCGAGTCCGCCATGACCGTGCCTATCCCGTTCCGGCTGAGTTATGATCCTGCGGTCATTGAGCCCCGACATCGCTACGCGCTGCGGGCGGAGATCCGTGCTGCGGATGGGCGTCTGCTCTGGGTCACCACCGGCTTTCACGGCATTCTGGGCAGCAATCAGCCCAGGCAAGGGCTGACGCTGGTGTTGCAGTCGGCGGCGCGAGGGGCGGCAGAGCAAGCGCCGGTTGAGGCTAGGGTTGAGGCGGCGCGAACCTATGTCTATGAGTGTGGCGAGCTTGATGCTGTCGTGCATACCGAGCCTGGCAAGCTGACATTACTGGCTCAAGGGTTGGAAAGCGTACTTGAGCAGGTAGCCAGTGCCTCCGGTGTGCGTTATGAGGGCGAGGGGCGGCTGTTCTGGACCCGGGGCGAAACGGCGTTGCTGGAAATTGATGGGCAGCGGTATGAGGAGTGTCGCAGCAATGCGGCCAAGGCGCCCTGGGCGGATGCGGCTTATCGCGGGGTCGATTTTCGGGCGCTGGGCAATGAGCCCGGCTGGTTGCTGGAAGTGGACGAGGGCAGGGATATTCGCCTGGTGACTGATTACGGCGAGCGCAGTCTTTATCTGCCGGCGCCGGCGCCACGCTTTGAGGGCGGCATAGTGCGCTATTCGGTTACGACAAAGGCGCATGAGGTGCAGCTGGATATCGAGCCCAGGGTCTGCCGGGATAGCATGAGCGGTGCGGCATTCGAGGCCCGGGTGCGACTGCAGCTTGATGGGCAGGAATATCTTGGCTGTGGTCGCTATCTGTCGACTGCGCACTAG
- the bfr gene encoding bacterioferritin, with product MKGDVKVIESLNRLLASELTAMDQYFIHSRMYQDWGFNKLYERIDHEFDDEKGHAAALIERILFLEGRPDMSTRDGLRVGKDVPEMLENDLKVEYEVGQLLKDAIALCEQKRDYQTREILEKLLADTEEDHAYWLEQQLRLIGLLGLQNYLQSQT from the coding sequence ATGAAAGGTGACGTCAAGGTCATTGAGAGTCTCAACCGTTTGCTGGCCAGTGAGCTGACGGCGATGGATCAGTATTTTATTCATTCGCGCATGTATCAGGACTGGGGCTTTAACAAGCTCTACGAGCGCATAGATCATGAGTTCGATGATGAGAAGGGGCATGCGGCCGCGCTGATCGAGCGGATCCTGTTCCTGGAGGGGAGGCCGGACATGTCCACGCGCGATGGGCTGCGCGTCGGCAAGGATGTTCCCGAGATGCTGGAAAACGACCTCAAGGTAGAATACGAAGTCGGTCAGTTGCTCAAGGATGCGATTGCACTCTGTGAGCAGAAACGGGACTACCAGACCCGGGAGATTCTTGAAAAGTTGCTGGCAGATACCGAAGAAGATCATGCCTACTGGCTTGAGCAGCAGTTGCGGCTGATCGGATTGCTGGGGCTGCAGAACTACCTGCAATCTCAGACCTGA
- the bfr gene encoding bacterioferritin → MNGDKKVINYLNQVLTTELTSINQYFLHARICKNWGFGALNDVLYRKSILDMKQADKLIERVLFLEGLPNLQKLASLRIGENVEEILQCDMALESEQLELLRQAIACCEQQADYVSRELLEDILGQEEDHLDWIETQQTLVSQTGIQNYLQSMM, encoded by the coding sequence ATGAACGGCGACAAAAAGGTTATCAACTATCTCAATCAGGTTCTGACGACGGAGCTGACATCCATCAATCAGTACTTCCTTCACGCCAGGATCTGCAAAAACTGGGGATTCGGGGCGCTGAACGATGTTCTCTACCGCAAATCGATCCTGGATATGAAACAGGCCGACAAGCTGATCGAGCGGGTGCTTTTCCTTGAGGGACTGCCCAACCTGCAGAAGCTGGCTTCCCTGCGCATCGGGGAAAATGTCGAAGAAATCCTGCAATGCGATATGGCGCTGGAGTCCGAACAGCTGGAACTGCTGCGCCAGGCCATCGCTTGCTGCGAGCAACAGGCCGACTATGTCAGCCGGGAGTTGCTGGAAGATATCCTCGGACAGGAAGAAGACCACCTCGACTGGATCGAAACCCAGCAAACGCTTGTCAGCCAGACCGGCATCCAGAATTATCTGCAATCCATGATGTAA
- a CDS encoding AraC family transcriptional regulator — MDRKVTVPAGYARHLLAQARAQGLDVAGLLQQVGIGAEEVEQDGGLSAVKFGALYQHFMWSAQDEFFGMLSSGKVPNGTFRLMCHCIIHCRSLERAIWRCGDFLDICRGTLAKPVLVRKGRYAKLSLSPVDHVDLESFNGLLQEQPAEKVRTSLSMWHHFISWLIGNRLELKAAYFMFDEPEGVDHYRTLFQSEVKFSQHENAIIFPQRFLDYPVVQTEETLRGFLKTAPYQLIVMVDDDQSLKAQVVAMIGKDFSRELPGSEEVAKAVNMSVSTLRRRLLDEGTSYQKIKDDCRKAAAMNYMNSPQLAINDVAALMGFDEPSAFFRSFKKWTGMTPGEYRKSDAFRGLYEK; from the coding sequence ATGGATCGCAAGGTCACCGTTCCCGCCGGCTACGCCCGTCATCTTTTGGCGCAGGCGCGGGCCCAGGGGCTGGATGTGGCGGGATTGCTGCAGCAGGTTGGCATTGGTGCGGAGGAAGTAGAGCAGGACGGGGGGCTTTCAGCCGTCAAATTCGGTGCTCTGTATCAGCACTTCATGTGGAGTGCCCAGGATGAGTTCTTTGGCATGCTCAGCTCCGGCAAGGTACCCAATGGCACCTTTCGTCTGATGTGTCATTGCATCATTCACTGTCGGTCGCTGGAGCGTGCCATCTGGCGCTGTGGCGACTTTCTGGATATTTGCCGTGGCACCCTGGCCAAGCCGGTGCTGGTGCGCAAGGGGCGCTATGCCAAGTTGTCGCTGTCGCCGGTTGATCATGTCGACCTGGAAAGTTTCAATGGCCTGCTGCAGGAGCAGCCGGCGGAGAAAGTGCGTACCTCGCTGTCGATGTGGCACCACTTTATCAGTTGGCTGATCGGCAACCGGCTGGAGCTGAAAGCCGCCTACTTCATGTTTGACGAGCCAGAGGGCGTGGATCACTACCGCACCCTGTTTCAGTCGGAGGTGAAGTTCAGTCAGCATGAGAACGCCATTATTTTTCCACAGCGCTTTCTGGATTACCCGGTGGTGCAGACGGAGGAAACCCTGCGGGGCTTTCTGAAAACGGCGCCCTATCAGCTGATTGTCATGGTGGATGATGACCAGAGTCTCAAAGCGCAAGTGGTGGCCATGATAGGCAAGGATTTCAGCCGCGAGCTGCCGGGGTCGGAGGAAGTCGCCAAGGCAGTGAACATGTCGGTGTCGACCCTGCGCCGGCGTCTGCTTGACGAAGGCACGTCCTATCAGAAGATAAAGGATGATTGTCGCAAGGCCGCTGCCATGAACTACATGAACTCGCCGCAGCTGGCCATCAACGATGTGGCGGCGCTGATGGGGTTTGACGAGCCGTCGGCCTTTTTTCGTTCTTTCAAGAAGTGGACCGGCATGACGCCGGGTGAATACCGCAAAAGCGACGCTTTTCGTGGCTTGTACGAGAAATAG